One Fusarium oxysporum f. sp. lycopersici 4287 chromosome 8, whole genome shotgun sequence genomic region harbors:
- a CDS encoding hypothetical protein (At least one base has a quality score < 10): MRASQTLFSRGFFGRSMDELRRRTQIAVSFEAIKGATQPKPLYEFNTADSVRDCIVMTDKTIGGFSESNFDFHKSTDINNDPKIPSAYARFHGNISTRLPSDRPNIQRTGFAGFRSPDQRPTAFGRSMWDIDPYIYLALRVKSDGRSYFVNLQTESVEPSDLHQHRLFPKRPGQWETVLIKWNDFVRTNHGFVVEPQTEMLRQKVLTVGIGLTDRVDGPFELCIERVWATNDPSEVEVTEEPKAETVAEGGQLRNKKGEKVRW, translated from the exons ATGAGGGCCTCACAAACACTCTTCTCAAGAGGCTTCTTCGGCCGAAGTATGGATGAGCTCAGACGGCGCACGCAAATAG CTGTGAGCTTCGAGGCCATCAAAGGCGCTACACAGCCCAAGCCTCTTTACGAGTTCAACACCGCCGATAGCGTCCGCGACTGCATCGTCATGACTGACAAGACCATCGGTGGCTTCTCAGAGAGTAATTTCGACTTCCACAAGTCCAccgacatcaacaacgacCCCAAGATACCCTCCGCCTATGCCCGTTTTCATGGCAACATCTCTACTCGCCTCCCCTCCGACCGCCCCAATATCCAACGAACTGGCTTTGCCGGCTTTCGATCCCCAGACCAGAGGCCCACTGCTTTTGGCCGTTCCATGTGGGATATCGATCCATACATCTACCTCGCCCTACGTGTCAAGTCAGATGGCCGCAGTTACTTCGTCAACTTACAAACCGAGAGTGTCGAACCATCAGATTTACATCAACATCGATTATTCCCTAAGCGTCCAGGCCAATGGGAAACAGTGTTGATAAAATGGAACGACTTTGTCAGGACGAATCACGGCTTTGTGGTGGAACCTCAGACTGAGATGCTTCGACAGAAGGTCTTGACCGTGGGTATTGGACTAACAGATCGTGTTGATGGTCCGTTTGAGCTGTGTATCGAGAGAGTGTGGGCCACCAATGATCCCAGTGAGGTAGAAGTGACAGAAGAACCCAAGGCTGAGACTGTGGCAGAGGGAGGCCAGCTAAGGAACAAGAAGGGCGAAAAAGTACGGTGGTAG